A stretch of the Cydia strobilella chromosome 23, ilCydStro3.1, whole genome shotgun sequence genome encodes the following:
- the LOC134751801 gene encoding tyrosine-protein kinase-like otk: MMCFLRAVLFLSLVLSGLHASIGSEDIDHHSGHRLHKHKTNRKHRATNEDLHFDPKPFSKKIELNTPGKIHCKVAGGLSPTVQWFLNSADALPEGVSSANGTLHVASAEKRHVGNYTCRATDGNHTITAEIHLDVVVSPKVIEPLPDTEIHIGERQSALLNCRAIGDPLPTTHWVRNLTIINQSQDGVDIEGGVNATHARMLLLNNGSLWIRSARREDSDRYACTAGSAAGMARTELILIVHPGTFYFLSAGRAVLVAAGVAAGYMLLVLALMLYCRRRRRERRLRGEKIELEMAEGREKLVEEGEDKPKTNGAPNGKLPHDRDSGADTSEVSAASRVSRRGFEHLAAPRTLLTEQIPLGRGEFGEVSLARLDVSALKRARSAAASSAPRLRPVLVKALTSKDEAAGAEFRRQLELFGRVRHEGVARLLALCSDADPHLMILEHTDWGDLKTFLQATTAEQTAQFTGASGASAAPLSPQHQALLASQLAHAVNALANHRLTHRDIAARNCTISSALRLKLTMAAMSRGPDTAHYYKRHDQVIPLRWLPAEAALEGEYSAKSDAYMFAATVWEIYTKAELPFAKLNDNSVLERLKSGSLEWTVPASMPEALAELLKRCWSNSPSERPQFEAICTEVDAVLQAVTSAETAQENDP, translated from the exons ATATCGACCACCATTCAGGACATAGACTACACAAGCACAAGACCAACAGAAAACACCGAGCTACTAATG aagATCTCCACTTCGATCCAAAACCATTCAGTAAGAAAATCGAACTGAATACACCCGGGAAAATCCATTGTAAAGTGGCTGGTGGGCTCTCTCCGACCGTACAATGGTTTTTG AATTCAGCAGATGCGCTGCCAGAAGGCGTAAGCTCGGCCAACGGTACGCTGCACGTGGCGTCGGCTGAAAAACGCCACGTCGGCAACTACACTTGCCGAGCCACTGATGGCAACCACACCATCACTGCGGAGATACATCTCGATGTTGTCG tatcGCCAAAAGTTATCGAGCCTCTCCCGGACACGGAGATACACATCGGCGAGCGCCAATCTGCGCTTTTGAACTGCCGAGCTATTGGGGACCCGCTACCGACTACGCATTGGGTCCGAAATCTCACCATTATTAACCAATCGC aagATGGCGTGGATATCGAAGGAGGTGTAAATGCAACACACGCCAG AATGTTGTTACTAAACAACGGCTCCCTATGGATTCGTTCAGCACGGCGTGAAGACTCAGACCGCTACGCTTGTACGGCGGGCAGCGCCGCCGGTATGGCGCGCACGGAACTGATCCTTATTGTACATCCAGGCACGTTTTATTTTCTCAGTG CCGGGCGTGCGGTGTTGGTGGCCGCGGGGGTGGCGGCAGGTTATATGTTGCTGGTGTTGGCGCTGATGCTGTACTGCAGAAGGCGTCGGCGTGAGCGGCGTCTTCGTG GTGAAAAGATAGAGCTAGAAATGGCGGAAGGCCGCGAAAAGTTGGTGGAAGAAGGCGAGGACAAGCCCAAGACCAACGGAGCACCCAACGGAAAACTGCCACACGACAGAGACAGCG GTGCCGACACGTCAGAGGTATCGGCGGCATCTCGCGTTTCCCGCCGAGGATTTGAACATCTCGCGGCCCCGAGGACCTTGCTCACGGAGCAGATCCCTCTAG GCCGCGGTGAATTCGGCGAGGTCTCACTGGCGCGCCTCGACGTGTCGGCACTGAAGCGCGCGCGCTCGGCCGCCGCCAGCTCAGCGCCACGTTTGCGTCCCGTACTAGTCAAGGCCCTAACTTCTAAGGACGAG GCGGCCGGAGCAGAATTCCGTCGACAACTGGAATTATTTGGGCGCGTCCGGCACGAGGGTGTGGCGCGCCTGTTGGCGCTCTGCAGCGACGCAGACCCGCATCTTATGATCCTAGAGCACACTGACTGG GGTGACCTGAAAACCTTCCTCCAAGCCACTACTGCAGAACAAACAGCGCAGTTCACGGGCGCTAGTGGCGCCAGCGCGGCGCCGCTGTCGCCGCAACACCAGGCCTTGTTGGCCAGCCAGCTCGCACACGCGGTCAACGCGTTGGCCAACCACCGGCTCACTCACAG AGACATCGCAGCTCGCAATTGCACCATCTCGTCAGCTTTACGGCTGAAACTCACTATGGCGGCCATGTCCCGGGGGCCAGACACCGCACATTACTACAAGCGACACGATCag GTGATCCCGCTGCGCTGGTTACCGGCCGAGGCGGCTTTGGAAGGCGAATACTCCGCCAAGTCCGACGCGTACATGTTCGCAGCTACTGTATGGGAG ATTTACACTAAAGCAGAGCTGCCATTTGCCAAACTAAACGACAACTCGGTTCTGGAGCGGCTGAAGAGCGGCTCCCTCGAGTGGACGGTCCCGGCTTCGATGCCCGAAGCGCTTGCTGAGTTACTG AAACGGTGTTGGAGCAACTCCCCATCAGAGCGGCCGCAGTTCGAAGCCATCTGTACCGAGGTAGACGCTGTATTACAAGCGGTTACATCCGCCGAAACTGCACAGGAAAACGACCCTTAA